A stretch of DNA from Tigriopus californicus strain San Diego chromosome 11, Tcal_SD_v2.1, whole genome shotgun sequence:
CACATTCGGAGGCCTGTGAGCTGGCTGATCTCTAGGTACCAAGAGTGGCAATTGGCATCTAAGTCGCATTCACCGGCACAAGCATCTAAGGAAGGTACTTCAAAGGCCTCCTTGGCCACTGCAGCGTCACGATAGTTTTTCATGAATTCTCCACAATACGGGGCGTACACTAGATTTGCAACGGAACGGCGTTTGAAAACAGAGGCTCCTTTGTCGCAAAGGAAAAGCCTCAAGAAGTAGAACGTACCTTTAGTCCCAAAGCAGAACTTCTCTCCTGTGGCGAAAGTAGGCTGTTCGACGTAAGATTCAATCTGAAGAAGGTCATGGAAAGAGCACTTCTTTGTTTCCACGTTAAATGTCCAATGATTGCACGTGGCGTCACCTTTGCAACCATTGAAACATTGCTCCAAGGTCCCACCATTTGTGGACGACAAGACAGGAGCTTTATTTTCGAATGGAACCACGCAAGACGGCCAATTCACTGAAACGTCACCACGCCATTAATCAAAGTTCCAGCAACCTTGGCGACCAAACTTGCATTACCTGGTGGTTCATCTTCATTTCGTCCAGGGACCATGGGTAGGCGTCGACGAACATCGCCACACAAGGTAGTCCTCTTTTGAGTTCCGTTGGAACACAAAATGTCTGGAGCTCCCCATGCGGACCATAGAAAGTCATCAGGCACTGAGcggaaaacaaaaaaaagaaatacgtGCTTACAAGATGCAGCAGACTTGACACATCTATTAAAACGTTGGTCTTGAAAACTTACAAGCACAATTATGGAGGTTGCAGGGGAATTCATCGTCGCTCAATCCCGGACATATTTTCCCGCCGAATCTCGGCTCGGGGTTGGTGCAACTTCGATGTCTGTATTGGATGCCTCCTCCACAATCCACTTTACTCCCTGTTCGCTTGTTAAAACAGGGCGTGTCTAAGATGCTCCATGGAGTCCAACCCCCGTCAATGGTAGCACTTCCAGTCAGAGCATTTTCATTCACTGGATTAGTAACGGATTGTTCAGATTGTGCAGTTGTAAGAGGTGGTGACCCCGAGCTCCCTTCTCACTATGCCCCCTCCCCTTGAAAAAAGCAGGATTAAAGAAATGAGTCGTACCTTTTCCCACACAAGTCCTGGGTCCATATGTCATGTCCACGTTGGACTCCGTGGTGGTTTTGTCGGTCTGTAACCAACAGGTCATGGCTTGCTTATGAAATGACCAAAACTGACATGTAGGCTcatcttggcaataaccgcTACAATCTTCAATATTCGTGTTCTCAAAGTTGGGTGCCGCACTTGCGTCGACAATATTTTCTCCAACAATGGAACAGTCGGGCCACGGAACTGAAAATTACACAATGCGAATTCCAGACCTGGGTCTTATAGATGACAAAAGAATAATACAGAACTTCATAAAGGTAATTCATAACAATAGCAAATAaatgggttgaaaattagTTACAAGAATAATTGCTCTGCTTCCAAACTTgtgcaattacaattacattattgTGATTCAATTACTGTCAATTACATTGTCTTTCCCTCTAGAACAAAAAAGTTAAAGTCATTTGCGAATGCTTTACCGACCCCGCTTTAAAACTATCTTGCCATGTTCACTTGCAATTTGACCTTACATGAAATTGTTGTGCGATTTTAATATGATTTACATGCTTTGAATGGCGCTATTGGTGTTTCAACCATCTTCACAATATTTagagaattgttttgaaaacagacaATTCCTGACCTCTTGTTCATGCTACCTTTGCATTTGAAAgcgcaaagaaaattgtctgcATTTATCTTTCTTAGAGAATGCCTTGCTGAAAAACTGCCAATTTAGCATCTGGGGTTCGCCCAAGACGTTGAAATTTGATGAGATAGATTTGTCTAAAGCATGAGAGACTCATTTAACAGACTGCGTGAAAATATGTCAACCTGAGCGAGAATAGACGAGTAGTAATcgtaatttgtaatttttgttcaatattcaattaaattggcaaaaatgtaGTTATTGCAATTAAAGTTCCTCTGAGTTCGGTTGTAATTAATTGCAGTTGTGTAACTGTAATTACAATCACAACACAGGTCTGTCGACTTTGCCtcagaaaaaaatcctcaagGTGTTGTAGAAATTGTACCTTCAATATCGGGTTGACAGGTGCTATCGCCCGTGTGTAATTGGAGCATTTGTTCTTGTCTCAGGTCAATTCTAGCAATCACCTCAGGGTTGCTTTGGTTGTATGGATCTCCAAACTTGGATTGAAACTCCTCATGGTCATTTTGAGTCAGCGGGTCAttctcatctttttcattgcCTTCAAACGCTTTCAAGAAGCAAGTGGCGGGGGAATCCTGGTACACCCAACGGACACATTTGGGGCCCAAAGCCCCACACCAATGGGCGCAACCCTCATTGGAAGAACGATATCCGCTGATCTTGTTCAAGCCATCGAAGTTCTTCTTGTGAACGACACAATCGGGCCAAACGGCATTGACCACTGTACCATAGAAAAGGAGGATTTGTAGAACCTCCATTACCTCCAAGCGATTAGAGTCGATCGGATCTTCAAAAGGACTCCTTGGGTCTGTTGGCTTTCTATTCAGACTGGTGTCTTTTGGGGTCTTCCTTGAAAGTTATTTTGGCATCTAAGCAACCAAGAAATCgtcaagaaatcaaaaagaagaaaagaaagccaTTCTCAATCAAGTCGCGAAGGAGAATAAACATGTCATGTTTGCTACATGATCCTAGCACGTTCATTTTATGAACGGCCTTAAAAGGCCTAAATTTGGTCCAGCGGCTCTCCTAGCCTTCGCcatgatcattgaaaaagatgtgCTTGTGTTCAATGATCATATTCTAAAAGAATCGGAAGAAGTAACTCCCCAGTAACCTTGATATGTACAATTGCGCCTTGTTGTCTGTTATCAAACGGGGTGCATTTTTTCCTGTCCCTCCATTTGCTATAGACTGTTTGATTCCTCCGTAGTCATATTTGTTCATGGACGAATACGATTCCACACTACATTGGATGGGTTTGAAGCCAGTGGAGAACCGACACAGATGTTTTCACACTCTACTCTCAAATATGGGTGATTCTCATTGATCTCATTTCTAAATTGGAAGCTAACTcagacgattttttttgttcgctGACATCACAATTGACAAAGTAGGAGTGAGCGAGAGTGATCCCGTgcttgagaattttttttcaatactcTGCGCCCCAATGATCTAGTCAGTTCTTGACTATGATGGGAGCGCAGAAAGGGTTCCTCTTGGTGTTCATGGTTGTGGCCCTCTTCATTGGCAATCGGGGAATGGCCCACCCAGAAGCCATCCTCTTGGGAGAAAACAGCAAGAGGCCCCCTTACAAACATGATTTGCCGTTCGTTCCGGAGGCCTTCCGATGGGATCGGCCTTCCATCATTGAGTTCACCCACAATCTGGCCGAAACCGACTCGATGAATGACAGGGTCCTGGATCTTTTGAACCGAGAGGTGGCCAATTCCACAGAGGtaaataatttcaatttttctacACGTAAGCACTGTTACACTATTAGTTTAGCTCAATCTTGTGACTCATCAGctctttcaatgttccatcattcaaaatgattcaGATTTTTGGGCAcatgttttatgttttttaTGGGCATGTTATAGTCATACAATCGtgcattgaaattgaaaaacataaaccaaccaacataaTGGCAGTACTAGACCCGCCCAACATAAAAGGAATATAATCCTTTGTTCTCACCACAATAAGGATAGATAGACAACGAATGCCCGTGTGGCTTGGTTAGTATTGAACTCGTGTTTGATGGTTATTTGTGGCCAGAATATATCTAGACTACCACTAATGATGAATACCCTCTGTCTTTTTATGTTAGACTTTTGAGGACCTAACGTACAATTATGCGGGCAAAGAGAAGTCTGGTGACAACACCACGTTCTTCATGAAGGTCAACGCTCAAAACTGCCGCGATGGACGGAACAATTGTCGAGTGCGCACTTGCAACCTCGAATTGGAGGGCTCTCAACTCGGTGAATTGGCAATGAGAAAACACTCCTGCGGTTCGGCGGTAGTTTGTTACACCTGTGGAGAGAAACCGGACCAACCTTGCCCCATAGTCGACCTTTTAGAGAATACATGGACGTAAGTTTCTACGTTTTACCTCAAGTCTTAATTGAATGTCTTTATCTGATTCTTAATGATGGATCTCTTTTTTTATAGGAACGAGCGCCTCAACCtaaaaacttgccaaaaaagtggaacTGTCAATGTTCGACAAGTTCGCTGTCTATCGGAATATTCGGAGGTGGCCGGTCTCCGAACCTATTCAAGATTGGGGTGTGGTACCACAGAGGAAGCCGATGGACAGACTTGTCAGTCAGATCAAAATGAATACGAATCGTCTTGTACTTGTGCCGGAGCATTGTGCAATCATCCCTATAAAAATCTAGGTCGACGACGGGCGGATGATGTTCAGAAGTCCATTAGACAGTTGAAGGCTCATTTTGATAAGGTCACGTCAAGCCTACAGAGACCTTGCTCTTAGAATGAGAAAGCTAgcagtcatttttttcattgtttcgaACACATATATTTCATACACTCCTTGCGTTGTCTCCCATCTGTGATTGGCCTGAAGTTTTCTCATGATGACTGTGACAAACTTTTCTGTTTtcggagaaaaatcaggaATAGTGTTGGTTCCGTTTAAATATTGAGACAAGGGAACCAATGAGTCAGATGACAAATCTAGAGTACAATCACACATGGCACCTCagcatttgatttttgttaTCCAAACATGTACGCACTACTGTACATTGTAGAGTAGAGTAAATAGCGCAAACACACTTATCGAACACGACATTCTATTTCTTCAATATGAAAATACATTATCCAATCAAAATCAGGTTTTGATGGTTACTCTATTTTAGTGTTACCATGGGATGGTTTTTGTGGAGCTTTCAGCGGGATATGTTTTTCGAACGAAAAGTGTGACACAGAGTGATGGAAACGAGCTGAAATGTGTTTGGATTAGGTTCTTGAATATCAAGGGAAGATATTATGGTACAACAAAACTTGTCATTGTTTTCAtgggcaaatattttgttgacATGCTTTATATTTTAATAGATATAAGTTAAGATCACCCATAACAGAGAATTTCAAGCCATGCCATTTTCGTTAGTGCAATAGCTTGAAGTACGTAGAACAAAATCGTTGCCTAAATAGATCAGTGATAAATAGAAATGACTCAACATCAATCAATGGGTATTGTACatataaatgaattggaaggaCATAATCTAATTGCTAATACAATTGGTGGGATGATTCCAATTATAGTTTTTGATGATTGCTATGAATAATTTTGAGAATGAAGTCTTGAAAAATCTTCCCTGAGCTTTGACGGTCAGAAAGTGTTCGTGCGGTTGACCGAATACTTTCTTTGGGATGACTGATTTTTCAAGGACCACCATCTAGGAACTTAATGACAAGCTGATGATGCGACAATTCCGTGATCGATCAGCAGATACATAAATAATCATCTCTACATCCATACACGAATACCCCAGCCATTATTCATTCCCTTGATTCAGTCattcatgcattcattcaGAATCAAATTCTCTTGACGTTCGCAccttcaagtttcaaaagttgTCAGAATGCCCAACTTGGATCAAACAGAAAAGAAGACCTTGCTCGCTATCCCACTCAGGCAATTGACACAGTCAGGGAGGAGCCCCCCATTCCCCCCAAAAGGAGGAGAACTTCTATAGCACCACTCAATTAGTTTATGGCCCAGAACTATGCTTTTTGCGCATCATCAATAACAacatcaccaccacctccacctctTTGGACCTTGAACTCAGGGGCGGAGGGtgacttttgattttgaagggTATGGGATTGGGCCTCTCCCACCTTTCTTCGAGGCGGCAATCGTGGAGATTGGCCTGGGAAGGGGGATTGCCCTGGCTTTTGGGCAGGCGACAATGTGCCCAAAAAGAAACTGGTGAGACCTTGGAGGAACGCATTTGGTCGAGGAGGGGGCCTGGGTCGACGAGGCCTCTTAGGCTCGGACGTGGTTACATCTGAAGTCAGCGAAATGGGCGATTCTGTGATGGATTCGGCATCTTCGTCGCTCTCAGCTTTGAtggttgttgctgttgttgttgttgctgctgctgttgttgttattgttgtccTAGCAGATGGTTTTGTTACTGATATCTTAGTTGTTGGTTTTGTTGTAGTGCTAGTTGTTAGTTTTGTTGTGGCCTTAGAAGTGGTGGGGCTGATAGTGGTTTTGGTCTTTGGGGTGGAGGCAACAAGAGGCTCAGGAGAGGGCTTTGAAACAGGGGTAGAGACCGGAATAGAGGTTGATGTTGGAGGATCTGTAGTTGTTTTCAGAGTTGTTGAAGAAACAACAGTGGCCTTTGTTGTGGTAGACACtgtcttttcctctttccccGGCTTATACACCTTTACCTTGGACAAAGTCTGAATAACAGACGGTCCGGTTTCTTGTACCGGTGGTTTCGATGGGCTAGCCTTCTTGTTAATCGAAGATGAGACACTTCCTACTGACAACGGCTCCACTGATCCGGTCACCCTATCGCCAAAGTTGTCAATCTTCCTAGTTTGCTTCTTATCTAGCACGTGTTGGCATAACTGCTCCTTTAGATACTCTGGGACTTCTTTGATGCATAATTCGTACAGCTCTTGAGGGCTGTATCCTTTCTTTTGTGGTTGTTGCTTGTCCTTTTGGTTCTCCTCAACTCCATCATCAATGCTGATATGATCATCGTCGACATTGTCTTTGAAGTCATTATCGTCGTAGTTGGCACCGACGACGATGGAGTATTGTGGTGAAGTGCTTTCATCTCTTTGAATTGGGCGTTGTGTCGGATTCTGTCTGATTGGGCGACGAACCGATTTTATCTTTGAACTTGGTTCTTCTTTGAACGCGAATGGGTCTGGATTAAATGAGGGCCTCTTCGGCTTGGCTTGTGCCTTTTCTTTAGGAAAAGCAAATGAGGGTCTGGTTGGTCTTCGGGGAACAACAGTACGAATAGATTGCTCCTTGAAAACTACATTGGGTCTTTTCGTGGTTGAAGAAGGTCTTGCAGCAAAACTGTCCAAGGGCTCGTTCACGTCATCCGTTACTCCATCAATGGCATCGGAAAAATCTGGTAGCCATTGTGAATCCCTAGATTGAGCCACGTCCAAATCCTCGACCTGCTGAAGTAAGTGGGGTTCGGGTCCGTTAGCCCCTGGAGCTAAAGGGATGAGAGAGTACTCGCGCCCTTCAGGAGCATGGAAGAGCTCACCCGATTCCTTGACTTGCATGATCTTTTGAGGTTGGGCATAATCCATGTCTCGGACAGTCTTGTACACCACTTGCGCTTCAGCTTGGCGTTCCTCAGGGGTCTGAATGACGATACGAGGCGTCTTGTGCATCAATCGCATCTCTTCCTCTTCGTCATGGAAATGGATCCTGGTTGGCTCAGGCTTGGGAGGAATGGCTGGACCAAATTGGCCTTCCAAGTGCGATGGGCGTGTTCGATAGATGGGTGGGTGGTTTTGCACAGGGAAAAAGTCGGGTCGGGCCTGGAACGATTCTTGGTTACGTGGGTTTCCTAAGGGAAACGATTGCACCCGGATAGGTTCCCTTTTCAGGGGAATGTGCCGCAGTGTCTTGGGATCGTGATGCACATGATGGATCACTCCACTAACAATGTCCTGATGTGATGGTTCACGTGAATTGGGCGGGCGAGTGGGCGGCGTATGGTTGAGAGGAATAGTCTTGACAGGGGATGGTGTAGCATTCTCGCGGATGAGCTCTTCGTTGCTGGAGAAGATGTTGTTAAACTGAGGTCCTTGCTCGGCGGTATCATCAAAAATCACTCCGACCTTCTTCTTCTGGCCAAAGGGAGACTTGAACGAATACACAACGGCATTGGCATTGCCTTTGGCGGGCTTACTTGGCGCTGGTCGGGGAAGTCGAACATATACGGGCTTGGGAACGAACGGCCGTGGAACCGCATCAAAGTCCTCTATGTTGTCTTGGCGCTCACTTGGTCGAATAGACAATTTGGCCTGGTAGTAGGGAGAGTCTTCAGTGTAGTAGAAATAGTCGTTGCTCTTGTGACGGTTTGGAGGCTCGATGTATTGGAATCCGCCGCCAATGCCCTCTCTGCGTTTGGCTTGACTTGGCTCATTGAACTCATCCGCACTTCGACTGGCAGCGGCTGAGTTGTAGGCTTGACGGTGGAATGAGATGGGCGGTTCACGGCTACCCGGCAGGTGTTCATTGTGAGAGGGCAATTGATGAATGGGCAAATCATACAATTGTGAGTAATTGATATCGGGGGATCCGTACACCGAGTACCCGTGGTGTTTCTTGACCTCCTTCGGCGTGGCTGGAACCACGAGCGAAGGTTGGTGGAACAAAGAGTCGCCACTGCGGCCATGTTCCTGCCGATAATGACTGTCATATTGGCTCAAGCTCACGCGCTCAAGAGCTGGAACTCGATAGGTTAAGGTAACATCTCGTAAGGGATGGCCGTTATCCACGGGCTTCCATTCTTGGTAGACATTTTCCACTCGTGGTACCGGAAATTGGTTCGACCGACCCGTTCGTTCAGATTCCGGATTGTCCTCTTCAATTGGAGCTCCATCTGCAATGAGGTAAAATGGCACGTTTAAGCTTAGATCTAACCACCGTTTCACCTAAGGCTTGTCAGGCTCGTCAGGCTTGTCAGGTAAGACatcgtacgtacatgtacacATGACCTAACCTCCAAATTGCTTTATCCTGTGTCATCTTCAATCTTCCTGGCGTACTGGCATGCTGAGAATGAGCCAATTCATCATATTTTATGTGTCTCGCTCTTGTCTCAACAATTCAAGAGCTCCTCGCTAAAAAATGAGTCTTACCATCAATTCAAGAATGCCCCCAAGTAGTGAATGATCCAGCCCAAAACGAACATCACCAAGTTTAACGAAGTCAAAATAGGCAAGACATTTGAAAGATGACTTGGACGGGATCCAATGATTTCACCCGATTAACCTTTCCCCAACTTGAACCTACGAATTCGACACGGAAACATTATTCATGAATTTACCTTATTTTTGCGGAAAAACGAtctatttcaaaacaaaatccaGACGGTTCGTTTCGATCGTACACTAGCCTCCTCGACTACCGGGGTTTGCCATTTCCCGCTCGCGTTTTTGTGATCTCATTTACCGTCTTATTTGTTTCCGGTTCTACGAGAGGCCCTCCAGCTTCTTTTGCTCCCCCATTGCTCATTCGATGAATAGAAAGTTCTGCCAGACATATTGCTCTGGATGATGATTGTTCTAAACCTTCGGCAATCAATATCTCATAACACTATTTAATCGCGGGTCCTCCTGAGCGCTCAGCGACGAGGCAGGATGTAATAATCGCTCCACTTCCACTTGGCTCTAAAGCCCATGGTGTCGCACCCTCCATTTGCAATGGTATTCCCTCTCGATGAATGATTTCTTGCCTTCGGCTGCGACCAAACTTGTAGTTTATCCTTGGAAGATCCACCGCAAAATGCCTTC
This window harbors:
- the LOC131891214 gene encoding uncharacterized protein LOC131891214, which produces MEVLQILLFYGTVVNAVWPDCVVHKKNFDGLNKISGYRSSNEGCAHWCGALGPKCVRWVYQDSPATCFLKAFEGNEKDENDPLTQNDHEEFQSKFGDPYNQSNPEVIARIDLRQEQMLQLHTGDSTCQPDIEVPWPDCSIVGENIVDASAAPNFENTNIEDCSGYCQDEPTCQFWSFHKQAMTCWLQTDKTTTESNVDMTYGPRTCVGKVNENALTGSATIDGGWTPWSILDTPCFNKRTGSKVDCGGGIQYRHRSCTNPEPRFGGKICPGLSDDEFPCNLHNCALPDDFLWSAWGAPDILCSNGTQKRTTLCGDVRRRLPMVPGRNEDEPPVNWPSCVVPFENKAPVLSSTNGGTLEQCFNGCKGDATCNHWTFNVETKKCSFHDLLQIESYVEQPTFATGEKFCFGTKVYAPYCGEFMKNYRDAAVAKEAFEVPSLDACAGECDLDANCHSWYLEISQLTGLRMCTLRGQIPDGYTPEDVTTADMWAFSGLKATCPMGKSRPSTPEEAMELSYKEICVGNQYKEETKVNNTWNQDYCDSPCKDNGPCPAGAQCYDRSDTLRPKYECICQMGMVMEGNRCISPPPSTPTPRPVPSLSPAIKDTVTALTRTASFVLIGFVTATLVLFAVLKIMDPGRFIHMNIEIALLLAHICLLPTLQHSETACRNISIFIHFFYTAVFAFFLMEGIFMYSLVSRVVPRNGMLSNMGSFMAGWGIAITVITFTVSFEYENYGGDYQ
- the LOC131891218 gene encoding uncharacterized protein LOC131891218; translated protein: MMGAQKGFLLVFMVVALFIGNRGMAHPEAILLGENSKRPPYKHDLPFVPEAFRWDRPSIIEFTHNLAETDSMNDRVLDLLNREVANSTETFEDLTYNYAGKEKSGDNTTFFMKVNAQNCRDGRNNCRVRTCNLELEGSQLGELAMRKHSCGSAVVCYTCGEKPDQPCPIVDLLENTWTNERLNLKTCQKSGTVNVRQVRCLSEYSEVAGLRTYSRLGCGTTEEADGQTCQSDQNEYESSCTCAGALCNHPYKNLGRRRADDVQKSIRQLKAHFDKVTSSLQRPCS
- the LOC131891213 gene encoding uncharacterized protein LOC131891213 translates to MTPTQPQRLENSLITQSRRGIIYSSPKMPTPKPRNALLARILVLGIVMMNIGLTLGRSHVYLGGSNPEEMNKPIPGDFPRRVARSAESEDGAPIEEDNPESERTGRSNQFPVPRVENVYQEWKPVDNGHPLRDVTLTYRVPALERVSLSQYDSHYRQEHGRSGDSLFHQPSLVVPATPKEVKKHHGYSVYGSPDINYSQLYDLPIHQLPSHNEHLPGSREPPISFHRQAYNSAAASRSADEFNEPSQAKRREGIGGGFQYIEPPNRHKSNDYFYYTEDSPYYQAKLSIRPSERQDNIEDFDAVPRPFVPKPVYVRLPRPAPSKPAKGNANAVVYSFKSPFGQKKKVGVIFDDTAEQGPQFNNIFSSNEELIRENATPSPVKTIPLNHTPPTRPPNSREPSHQDIVSGVIHHVHHDPKTLRHIPLKREPIRVQSFPLGNPRNQESFQARPDFFPVQNHPPIYRTRPSHLEGQFGPAIPPKPEPTRIHFHDEEEEMRLMHKTPRIVIQTPEERQAEAQVVYKTVRDMDYAQPQKIMQVKESGELFHAPEGREYSLIPLAPGANGPEPHLLQQVEDLDVAQSRDSQWLPDFSDAIDGVTDDVNEPLDSFAARPSSTTKRPNVVFKEQSIRTVVPRRPTRPSFAFPKEKAQAKPKRPSFNPDPFAFKEEPSSKIKSVRRPIRQNPTQRPIQRDESTSPQYSIVVGANYDDNDFKDNVDDDHISIDDGVEENQKDKQQPQKKGYSPQELYELCIKEVPEYLKEQLCQHVLDKKQTRKIDNFGDRVTGSVEPLSVGSVSSSINKKASPSKPPVQETGPSVIQTLSKVKVYKPGKEEKTVSTTTKATVVSSTTLKTTTDPPTSTSIPVSTPVSKPSPEPLVASTPKTKTTISPTTSKATTKLTTSTTTKPTTKISVTKPSARTTITTTAAATTTTATTIKAESDEDAESITESPISLTSDVTTSEPKRPRRPRPPPRPNAFLQGLTSFFLGTLSPAQKPGQSPFPGQSPRLPPRRKVGEAQSHTLQNQKSPSAPEFKVQRGGGGGDVVIDDAQKA